A part of Streptomyces sp. NBC_01235 genomic DNA contains:
- a CDS encoding TioE family transcriptional regulator: protein MRQNLQSGGRFRPVDLARAHGLSTQAVRNYEAAGILPAAERTSHGYRTYTPLHAQALRAFLALVPGHGHRTATAIMRAINGDATEDALRLIDESHAQLLDDRRTLQAVETAVADLEPLPRERGEMFVGPLASRLGVRPATLRKWERAGLVQPRRDPQTGYRVYSAADVRDALLVHQLRRGGYLLEQVAPLIAQVRSAGGIEPLESTLRDWRARLSARSRAMLTGAAALDAYLARSGGQAISS from the coding sequence GTGAGGCAAAACCTTCAAAGCGGTGGTCGGTTCAGGCCGGTCGACCTGGCGCGAGCGCACGGTCTGTCCACACAGGCGGTCAGGAACTACGAGGCGGCCGGCATCCTTCCGGCCGCCGAGCGCACCTCGCACGGCTACCGCACCTACACGCCGCTGCACGCGCAGGCCCTGCGCGCGTTCCTCGCTCTCGTGCCCGGACACGGCCACCGGACGGCCACGGCGATCATGCGGGCGATCAACGGGGACGCCACCGAGGACGCGCTTCGGCTCATCGACGAAAGTCACGCGCAGCTTCTCGACGACCGCCGCACCCTCCAGGCCGTCGAAACCGCTGTCGCCGACCTCGAACCCCTGCCGCGCGAACGCGGCGAGATGTTCGTCGGCCCCCTGGCGAGCAGGCTCGGCGTCCGCCCGGCCACCCTGCGAAAATGGGAACGCGCCGGCCTGGTCCAGCCGCGTCGCGATCCGCAGACGGGCTACCGGGTCTACAGCGCGGCCGACGTACGCGACGCCCTCCTGGTCCACCAGCTCCGACGGGGCGGCTACCTGCTCGAACAGGTCGCGCCGCTGATCGCCCAGGTCCGTTCCGCAGGAGGCATCGAGCCGCTCGAGTCGACACTGCGCGACTGGCGTGCCCGCCTCTCGGCCCGAAGCCGCGCCATGCTCACCGGCGCCGCCGCACTGGACGCCTACCTCGCGCGGTCAGGAGGTCAGGCGATCTCGTCGTAG
- a CDS encoding intradiol ring-cleavage dioxygenase — protein sequence MTGNTEHHNETLDSDDNQPGKHRLDKSMKRRRVLIGGTAVAAAGGLAVAGFASADTISGETAASAEAEASTSASATSGVCTLNAEVTEGPYSLDGALVREDIREDKEGFEVQYTFTVVDQANDCAPLADALVEIWHCDALGEYSGFVGGNGHQEEDNGTFLRGGRMTDANGQCSITSIWPGHYVSRAVHVHMRVHTEVTLTDDSYTGGDIIHTGQLFFDPDINEEIQATSPYSTNTTKETALADDSIYDDGGAASGLLTLTALGSSVSDGYKATLTVGVDSA from the coding sequence ATGACGGGAAACACCGAGCACCACAACGAGACCCTCGACTCCGACGACAACCAGCCCGGCAAACACCGGCTCGACAAGTCCATGAAGCGGCGCCGCGTCCTGATCGGCGGCACCGCGGTCGCCGCCGCCGGCGGCCTCGCCGTCGCCGGGTTCGCCTCGGCCGACACCATCAGCGGGGAGACGGCGGCGTCCGCCGAGGCCGAGGCCTCGACGAGCGCGTCCGCGACCAGCGGCGTCTGCACCCTCAACGCCGAGGTCACCGAGGGCCCCTACTCCCTCGACGGCGCCCTCGTCCGCGAGGACATCCGGGAGGACAAGGAGGGCTTCGAGGTCCAGTACACCTTCACGGTCGTCGACCAGGCCAACGACTGTGCGCCGCTCGCCGACGCACTGGTCGAGATCTGGCACTGCGATGCCCTGGGCGAGTACTCCGGCTTCGTCGGCGGCAACGGACACCAGGAGGAGGACAACGGCACCTTCCTGCGCGGCGGTCGGATGACCGACGCGAACGGCCAGTGCAGCATCACCTCGATCTGGCCCGGCCACTACGTCTCCCGCGCCGTCCACGTCCACATGCGGGTGCACACGGAAGTGACGCTCACCGACGACTCGTACACCGGCGGCGACATCATCCACACCGGTCAGCTCTTCTTCGACCCCGACATCAACGAGGAGATCCAGGCCACCTCGCCGTACTCCACGAACACCACCAAGGAGACGGCCCTGGCCGACGACAGCATCTACGACGACGGAGGCGCCGCCTCCGGCCTCCTCACCCTGACCGCCCTCGGCTCCAGCGTGTCCGACGGCTACAAGGCGACGCTGACCGTGGGCGTCGACTCCGCCTGA
- a CDS encoding erythromycin esterase family protein: protein MTAGITDAAHVIDPAAVMGLLPVRPRLLALGEPTHGEDVLLTLRNDLFRQLVEQERYRTIAIESDCMMGLVVDDYVTSGTGTLDEVMERGFSHEWGAFAANRDLVRWMRAYNDGRPASQQLRFAGFDGPLEITGAASPRQALTELHAYLTAWADADLLPCTAETLDRLLGADDRWTDPAAMTDPSRSVGQTPDAQRLRLLADDLVALLDAQTPHLIAASSREDWHRARLYGRTATGLLRYHFWMADTSPSRMARLLGVRDSMMAANLLALAERGPTLVNAHNGHLQRNKSTMRMGGLPVEWWSAGAIVSAHLGQGYAFLATALGTIRHQGVDTPPPDTVEGLLYALPEERCIVDARRLATALADMTPAARVSPWFGYSPLDPAHVAGTDGIVFVKDATMGP, encoded by the coding sequence ATGACTGCTGGTATCACAGACGCCGCCCATGTCATCGACCCCGCTGCCGTCATGGGGTTGCTCCCCGTCAGGCCGCGGCTGCTCGCCCTGGGCGAGCCCACCCACGGCGAGGACGTTCTGCTCACCCTGCGAAACGATCTCTTCCGGCAACTCGTCGAGCAGGAGCGCTACCGGACGATCGCGATCGAGAGCGACTGCATGATGGGCCTGGTCGTGGACGACTACGTCACCTCGGGCACGGGCACCCTCGACGAGGTCATGGAGCGCGGCTTCAGCCACGAGTGGGGCGCCTTCGCGGCCAACCGTGATCTGGTGCGCTGGATGCGCGCGTACAACGACGGCCGGCCCGCGTCGCAGCAGCTCCGCTTCGCCGGTTTCGACGGCCCGCTGGAGATCACCGGCGCCGCGAGCCCTCGGCAGGCCCTCACCGAACTCCACGCCTACCTCACCGCCTGGGCCGACGCCGACCTGCTGCCCTGCACCGCGGAAACGCTCGACCGTCTGCTCGGCGCCGACGACCGGTGGACCGATCCCGCCGCGATGACGGACCCGTCCCGGTCCGTGGGGCAGACGCCCGACGCCCAACGGCTGCGGCTGCTCGCCGATGACCTGGTGGCCCTGCTCGACGCGCAGACGCCACACCTGATCGCGGCGTCCTCACGGGAGGACTGGCACCGGGCACGCCTGTACGGGCGCACCGCCACCGGGCTGTTGCGCTACCACTTCTGGATGGCCGACACGTCACCGAGCCGCATGGCGAGGCTGCTCGGCGTGCGGGATTCGATGATGGCCGCCAACCTGCTCGCCCTCGCCGAACGGGGCCCGACGCTGGTGAACGCCCACAACGGCCACCTCCAGCGGAACAAGAGCACGATGCGGATGGGCGGCCTGCCGGTGGAATGGTGGAGCGCCGGCGCGATCGTCAGCGCCCACCTGGGTCAGGGGTACGCCTTCCTGGCCACGGCCCTCGGCACGATCCGCCACCAGGGGGTGGACACCCCGCCCCCGGACACCGTCGAGGGGCTGCTGTACGCGCTCCCGGAGGAGCGTTGCATCGTCGACGCCCGCCGACTGGCCACCGCCCTCGCCGACATGACGCCCGCTGCCCGAGTGTCCCCCTGGTTCGGCTACTCCCCGCTCGATCCGGCCCACGTGGCAGGCACCGACGGGATCGTGTTCGTCAAGGACGCCACAATGGGGCCATGA
- a CDS encoding RrF2 family transcriptional regulator: MRISARADYAVRAVLELAVRQGGGDPVKAESIATVQDIPHKFLEGILGDLRRGGIVDSRRGGGGGYRLARDPSAITVADVIRAVDGPIVSVRGERPTGLTYTGSAQPLLPLWIALRANVRRILEGVTIADIAADALPAPVKELAAEPAAWENP, from the coding sequence ATGAGGATCTCGGCACGGGCGGACTACGCGGTACGGGCGGTACTGGAGCTCGCCGTACGGCAGGGTGGCGGCGACCCGGTGAAGGCGGAGTCCATCGCCACCGTGCAGGACATTCCGCACAAGTTCCTGGAGGGGATCCTCGGCGACCTGCGGCGCGGCGGGATCGTCGACAGCCGGCGCGGCGGAGGCGGCGGCTACCGGCTGGCCCGCGACCCGTCCGCGATCACGGTCGCGGACGTGATCAGGGCGGTGGACGGCCCGATCGTCTCCGTACGCGGCGAACGTCCGACGGGCCTGACGTACACGGGCTCCGCGCAGCCCCTGCTCCCGCTGTGGATCGCGCTGCGGGCGAACGTGCGGCGGATCCTCGAGGGCGTCACGATCGCCGACATCGCGGCGGACGCGCTGCCGGCCCCGGTGAAGGAACTGGCGGCGGAACCCGCGGCCTGGGAGAACCCGTAG